DNA sequence from the uncultured Fibrobacter sp. genome:
TGAACGTAAGTTATCGACCAGCCCGTGAATTTGCAATGCAGTTGCTGTACGCTATGGAGATTACCAGTGCGACAGCAGGGGAGGCTTTGCCCGGTGTGCTCGAAAGTCGCCCGATCCATGACGACCAGAAAAAATATGGAATGAAACTGGTGGACCTTGTCCAGGCCCATCGCGAAGAACTGGACGAAGACATCAAGAATGCCGCCGTGCATTGGGAAATCAACCGCATGGCAAAACTCGACCGCATCATCGCGCGTATCGCGATGGTTGAACTCCTGTACGTCCCGGATATCCCCATGAAGGTGGCCCTTTCCGAGGCGGTCCAGATTGCGGCCAAGTACAGCACGGACTCCTCGAGTTCGTTCGTCAATGGAATTTTAAATGGCTTCATGCTGAAGCATGGAATTGTCTCTAGCTCTCAAAATAAGGAGAAGTAGTCGTGATAAAGGAAAAATGGATGAAACACATTTTTGCCGGCATTTCCTGCCTAGTTGCTCTCATCGTCTATGCGATGACGATGGCGCCGACCGTCAGTTTCTGGGACTGCGGCGAATTCGTTGCCTGTGCCAATACTCTTGGCATTCCCCATCCTCCTGGAACCCCGTTCTTCGTGTTCTTTGCGCGTGCCGTAATCGTGTTGCTCCCGTTCGTGGGCGAGATTGCTAAGCGTGTGAACTACATTTCCGTGGTGAGTTCTGCGGCTACTGTCTACGTGACGGCTCTGTTCGCTTGGGAATTCCTCGCGTCCATCCTCAAGAACGACGCTCTCGCTGCCAAGATTTCTGGAAGGGTCCGCACGTTTGTGCTCGGCTCGGCTTCTTTGGTTGCCGGCTTCCTTCTGACTTTCTCCGACACGTTCTGGTTCAACGCTGTCGAAGCCGAAGTCTATGGCCTTGCGATGCTCATCCTCATGCTCGTCTCCTACCTCGGCCTTGTCTGGTACAACAAGAGGGACGAAGAGGGCAGCGACAAGATTCTCATCTTCATCTGCTACATCGCCTTCCTTGGCGTGGGTGCGCACCTTTACACGATGCTCACGATTCCTGCCGTGTTTGTCTTGCTCCTCATTGCGCAGCCGGGCAAAATCAAGGAACGCATTCCTATATGGATTACGGGTACGCTTCTCTGCTCCGTCATCTACATGGTGTCTGCCTTTATCGAACTTTCTCTGGGCTGCCTTGTCGTGCTCGCCGTCTTGAGCCTGGCCAAGCCGTTCAATGCCAGGGTGAACAAGGCTGTCCGCCTTTCTCTCGCTTTCTCCTTCTTCGCCCTGATTGGTTACAGTACTCACCTCTACATTCCTATCCGTTCGGAACTGAACCCGATTATCGACGAGAACGACCCCGAAATCAACATCCGCGACGAACAGGGCAACCTCCAGCTCGGAAACCTCTTCAAGAGCGAGAACTGGGAATCCTTCAACAACTTCGTGGAACGTAAGCAGTACGGTTCCGAGAGCATGATTGCTCGCGCCTTCTACCGCCGTTCTCGGCTGGCTCACCAGCTCTTGAGCTTCCCGAGCATGAGCTACGGTGGCTATCAGATGGCCCAGTACCTGCCTTACAAGGTGGGTGGAGTGAACTACGCTAACGGCGTGTACACGTTCGATCCGGCCGAAAACGAACCTTTGGAACGTTTCGGCTTCAAGTTCCCCACGCAGATGATTTTCATGGGCGATTCGATTCTTCCGCAATTGCTCATCTTCATCCTCTTCAACGGCTTGCTCGTCCTTGTCTGTGTCTTTGCATGCAAGCGTAACCGCCATTTGGGTATTTTCCTTTCTGTTCTC
Encoded proteins:
- the nusB gene encoding transcription antitermination factor NusB; this encodes MNVSYRPAREFAMQLLYAMEITSATAGEALPGVLESRPIHDDQKKYGMKLVDLVQAHREELDEDIKNAAVHWEINRMAKLDRIIARIAMVELLYVPDIPMKVALSEAVQIAAKYSTDSSSSFVNGILNGFMLKHGIVSSSQNKEK